One window of the bacterium genome contains the following:
- a CDS encoding integration host factor subunit beta, which produces MKQKVPTLTRKDIARKVADQLSLKVQDADHVVDTVLTSIRELLMTADPEIRLEVRDFGVFEVKLTKAKPRARNPKTGDKVYVPPRRKTHFKPSKLLKTFLTKPLSPQAEARLMERDLEQGNTLTRRPVEEFFAK; this is translated from the coding sequence ACATCGCGCGAAAAGTAGCAGATCAGCTTTCTCTCAAGGTGCAGGATGCAGATCATGTCGTTGATACTGTGCTGACATCCATACGAGAGCTGCTCATGACAGCAGATCCTGAGATTCGGCTCGAGGTCCGCGATTTCGGTGTCTTCGAGGTCAAGCTTACCAAGGCGAAACCACGTGCGCGGAACCCGAAGACCGGTGACAAAGTCTACGTGCCACCCCGGAGGAAGACGCATTTCAAACCGAGCAAGCTGCTCAAGACCTTCCTCACCAAGCCCCTGAGTCCCCAGGCCGAAGCGCGGCTGATGGAGCGTGACCTCGAGCAGGGGAATACGCTCACCCGCAGACCGGTGGAGGAATTTTTTGCCAAG